In Nomia melanderi isolate GNS246 chromosome 4, iyNomMela1, whole genome shotgun sequence, the following are encoded in one genomic region:
- the LOC143174458 gene encoding cilia-and flagella-associated protein 96 gives MKRSRVGPEPFGKRFGKTDLDRVGFFHDPSPAPFDTYEGTGVKFREGIEKGRQLHPGPPTPLFEEKFLRIFDGEALNEPWPLEAKERLDREKTYIGGRLLPPSPAKKHATSGDYYGCFNKISYFNPAVREGKPREPELPNVKIKPNPRGGPGYVDISLSRYPSYSHNPYDPEIKRKGDKRMVDTTDNIAKQKGKSIGRFLYASAPLDFFPPNPHGDEIPGSTYIRPKEVKVKIIPPGRIYVPFPKKPGGNHSGCFEKFPSYSSDPYIKDTPKIKKKEGVFVLNAPPERSKYTKSIISHVTAISCNATNYDTYQARVYPLRK, from the exons ATGAAACGGAGTCGAGTCGGGCCGGAGCCTTTCGGCAAACGATTTGGAAAAACGGATCTCGATCGAGTTG GGTTTTTTCACGATCCATCGCCGGCGCCCTTCGACACGTACGAGGGAACCGGTGTAAAGTTTCGCGAAGGCATCGAGAAAGGACGACAACTGCACCCCGGTCCACCTACCCCTTTATTCGAAGAGAAGTTCTTACGAATTTTTGACGGGGAGGCGTTGAACGAACCATGGCCATTAGAAGCAAAAGAACGG TTGGATCGCGAAAAGACATATATCGGCGGTCGTTTGTTGCCACCCTCGCCAGCAAAAAAACACGCGACTTCCGGTGATTATTACGGATGTTTCAACAAAATCAGTTACTTCAATCCAGCGGTGAGAGAGGGAAAACCCCGTGAGCCGGAATTGCCGAACGTAAAAATTAAACCGAACCCACGAGGAGGACCAGGATACGTGGACATCTCGCTCAGCCGTTATCCATCTTACTCACATAACCCATATGACCCCGAAATAAAACGTAAAGGTGATAAAA GAATGGTAGACACGACAGACAATATTGCCAAGCAAAAAG GAAAATCTATTGGTCGATTCCTGTATGCCAGCGCGCCACTCGATTTCTTCCCACCGAACCCTCACGGCGATGAAATTCCAGGGTCTACGTACATACGCCCAAAAGAAGTCAAAGTAAAAATTATACCTCCCGGTCGAATTTATGTTCCATTCCCAAAGAAACCGGGCGGTAATCACTCGGgctgttttgaaaaatttcccAGCTACTCCAGCGATCCTTACATCAAGGACACTccaaagataaaaaagaaagagggtGTGTTCGTCCTGAATGCGCCTCCTGAACGATCAAAATATACTAAGAGCATCATAAGTCACGTTACAGCGATTTCTTGTAACGCGACAAATTACGACACTTATCAAGCACGTGTTTACCCATTACGCAAATGA